Below is a window of Leucobacter sp. Psy1 DNA.
CATTCGTGAGAATTACTTTCGCCATGATGCTCTCCTTAGCGGCCGGAACCGGCGTAGGGGAGGAGCGCCATCTCGCGGGCGTTCTTCACGGCCTTCGCGATCAGTCGCTGCTCCTGCACGGAAACGCCAGTGATGCGGCGCGCGCGGATCTTCCCGCGCTCAGAGACGAACTTGCGCAGCGTCGCGACATCCTTGTAATCGATGACGCCGACGGTCTGCTTCTTTGCGGGCGCTACGGGCTTTGCGTTCTTGCCCCGGCCCGGCTTGCGGCCTGCGCCGCTGGACTTGCCTGCCATGATGTGGTCTTTTCTCCTGAGTCTTAGAAAGGTTGATCGTCGTCGAAGCCGCCACCGAAGTCGCTGCCGCCGCCCTGCTGGCCCGAGTTGGTCCAGGGGTTGCTCTGCTGCTGCTGCGGTGCTGCGGACTGGCCCCAGTTCGGCTGACCGGCCGGCTGACCGCCGCCGAATCCGCCGCCCTGGCCGCGCGACTGCCCGCGGCTGACCTGTGCGGTCGACCAGCGGAGCGAGGGCCCGACCTCTTCGACCTCGAGGTCGAGAGAGGTGCGCTGCTGGCCCTGGTTGTCGGTGTAGCTGCGCTGCGTCAGACGGCCCTGCACGATAACGCGCATGCCCTTCGTCAGCGACGCGGCGATGTTATCGGCGTACTCGCCGAATGCGCGGCAGCCGAGGAACAGCGCTTCGCCGTCCGACCAGTCGCCCGATTGGCGGTCGCGCACACGGGGAGTCGAGGCGATGCGGAACGTCACCCACGACTTGCCAGCCTGGCTGACACGCGGCTCGGGGTCGGCAACGAGGTTACCGACGACGGTGATGAGCGGCTCGCCGGCCATGAGCTAGGCGCTCTGCTTCGCTGCTGCGCGGGCGGCCTTGGCCTCGTCGCGCTGCTTCTGCTCGGCGCGCTGCGCGATGAGCTCATCGTTGCGGAGCACCTTGGTGCGGAGCACGGCCTCGCTCAGACCGAGCTGACGATCGAGCTCGTCGGTCGCCTCGGAGGTCGCGGTGAAGTTCACGACGACGTAGATGCCCTCGGACTGCTTCTTGATCTCGTAGGCCAGACGGCGCTTGCCCCAGATGTCGATGTTCTCGATCTCGCCGCCCGCGTTGCGGATGACGCCGAGGAACTTCTCCATGCTGGGGGCCACGGTGCGCTCGTCGATACCGGGATCGAGGATAACCATGAGTTCGTACGGATGCATTATTGACCCACCTCCTTCGGACTTCGCGGCCACGGGATTTCCGTGGCAGGAGGGTACTTGTGCATCGTGCCTGGCGGACTGCAGGGTGCAGTGCGCACAGACAACCTGTACAGCTTAGCACTCTCGCGTGGATTCAGGGCGGCAGGATCGAGGCCGCCCGCGTGCGTCAGCTCCCGATGGCGTCGAGCGCGGCGCGCAGGCGGTCGACGGTGCCGTCGATGTCGGCCAGCTTGTCGAGTCCGAAGAGCCCGATGCGGAATGTGGAGAAGCTCTCGGGTTCGCCGCAGTGGAGTGGCACGCCAGCGGCGATCTGCACGCCGGCCTCCCTGAAGGCTGCGCCCGATTTCAGTGCGGCGTCATCCGTGTGCACGACCACGACGCTCGGGGCAGCGAACTCCGCAGCGGCGACCGACGGAAAGCCTCGCTCTGCGAGGAGTGCGCGCACCCGCCCGCCCAGCTCAGTCTGCGCGTCGCGCAGCGCCTCGAGGCCCCGGTCGACCGCTTCGCGCATGAGCGCGGCGTTGTGCGCGAGCGCGTCGGTCGGCATCGTCGCGTGGTACGGCGCCCGCCCTTCCCGGTACTCGTCGGCGATGAAGAGCCACTTGCGCAGATCCGCCGCGAAGCTGGTGGAGGTCGTCGACTCGACCGCTGCGCGACCCGCGGGTCCGAGCATCACGTACCCGGCGCAGGGGGAGCCGCTCCAGCCCTTCTGCGGGGCGCTGATGAGCACGTCGACGCCGAGCGCCTCCATCGAGACCCACTGCGCCCCCGAGGCGATGCAGTCGAGCACGAAGAGCCCGCCGACCTCGTGCACCGCATCGGCGATCGCGCTGATCGCAGCGTCAGGCAGCTGGATGCCGGCTGCGGTTTCGACGTGGGGCGCGAAGACGACCTCGGGTCGCTCGCTCCGGATCGTCGCCACGATCTCGTTGATGGGGGCTGGCGACCACGGCGCGCGGTCTCCGTCCGCTGCCGGCCTTGCCGAGCAGACGGTCACGGTATCGGCGATGGAGCCCGCCTCCAGGA
It encodes the following:
- the rpsR gene encoding 30S ribosomal protein S18; translation: MAGKSSGAGRKPGRGKNAKPVAPAKKQTVGVIDYKDVATLRKFVSERGKIRARRITGVSVQEQRLIAKAVKNAREMALLPYAGSGR
- the ssb gene encoding single-stranded DNA-binding protein, translated to MAGEPLITVVGNLVADPEPRVSQAGKSWVTFRIASTPRVRDRQSGDWSDGEALFLGCRAFGEYADNIAASLTKGMRVIVQGRLTQRSYTDNQGQQRTSLDLEVEEVGPSLRWSTAQVSRGQSRGQGGGFGGGQPAGQPNWGQSAAPQQQQSNPWTNSGQQGGGSDFGGGFDDDQPF
- the rpsF gene encoding 30S ribosomal protein S6, whose amino-acid sequence is MHPYELMVILDPGIDERTVAPSMEKFLGVIRNAGGEIENIDIWGKRRLAYEIKKQSEGIYVVVNFTATSEATDELDRQLGLSEAVLRTKVLRNDELIAQRAEQKQRDEAKAARAAAKQSA
- a CDS encoding alanine--glyoxylate aminotransferase family protein, with translation MTETHETLPHDDVDPGGLLEYSVVFTDRSLNHMSQRFIGVMQEITDVLLGTYDAVGAAIVPGGGSYAMEAVARQIASGRRCLVVRNGLFSYRWSQILEAGSIADTVTVCSARPAADGDRAPWSPAPINEIVATIRSERPEVVFAPHVETAAGIQLPDAAISAIADAVHEVGGLFVLDCIASGAQWVSMEALGVDVLISAPQKGWSGSPCAGYVMLGPAGRAAVESTTSTSFAADLRKWLFIADEYREGRAPYHATMPTDALAHNAALMREAVDRGLEALRDAQTELGGRVRALLAERGFPSVAAAEFAAPSVVVVHTDDAALKSGAAFREAGVQIAAGVPLHCGEPESFSTFRIGLFGLDKLADIDGTVDRLRAALDAIGS